From Deltaproteobacteria bacterium:
CGCCTTGTGCGCGGTGTGCACGTCGTAGAGGTAGCTCTTCAGCACGCCGCCCTCGACGATCGCCGTCTTCCGCAGCGGCACGCCCTCGCCATCCCAGGGGCCGGTGCCCAGGCCGCGCGGCAACAGGCCGTCGTCGACCACCGTGAAGCCCGCCGGCGCGATGCGCTCGCCCAGCTTGTTGAGCAGGAACGAGGCCTTCTTGAAGATCATGTCGCCGTTGACGGCGCCGGCCAGGCTTCCCACGAACGACGCGGCGATCTGCGGATCGAAGATCACCGGCACCTTGGCGGTCTTGGCCTTCTTCGCGCCGAGCATGCGCGTGGCGCGCAGCGCCGCGGTCTTGCCCACCTGCTCCGGCGATTCGAGATCAGCGAGGAAGCGCTTGCTGTCGCTCCAGCTGCCCACTTGAAGCTGGCCGTCCTGAGAGGCCACGGGGCTGGCGTAGAGGTACACGTACGTGCCACGGGCGCGATCCTCGAGGCCGGCGCTCGAGGCGATGTAGGCCTCGCTCACCGCGTCGCCGGCGCCGCACGAGTCGAACTTGGACACGCGCGGATCGGCGGCGCGCGCCGCCTTCTCCATCTCCAGCGAGACTTTGATCTTCCACCCCTCGTCGAGCTCGGCCACGCGCGGATCGAAGAGCTGCAGATCGGCGGTCACGCGCGGCTGGAGATCACTGGCGCTGGGCAGCACGTTGTTCTCATCGGGCGCGGCCACCTGCGCGAGCGCGACCGCGCGCTTCACGAAGTCGTCGGCGTCGCCCTCGAAGTCCGAGGTGCAGGCGAAGCCCAATCGCCCGCCGCAGATGACGCGCAGGCCCAGGCCCTTGCTCGTGGCCTGGGTGAGGTCCTGGATCTCGCCCTCGTGCACGCGCACCGAGGATTGCCGCGAGGTCTCCAGATAGACCTCGGCCTGGTCGGCGCCGAGCTTGGTGGCGCGCTCCAGGACCTTCTTC
This genomic window contains:
- a CDS encoding TldD/PmbA family protein, with amino-acid sequence MKAEAFAKKVLERATKLGADQAEVYLETSRQSSVRVHEGEIQDLTQATSKGLGLRVICGGRLGFACTSDFEGDADDFVKRAVALAQVAAPDENNVLPSASDLQPRVTADLQLFDPRVAELDEGWKIKVSLEMEKAARAADPRVSKFDSCGAGDAVSEAYIASSAGLEDRARGTYVYLYASPVASQDGQLQVGSWSDSKRFLADLESPEQVGKTAALRATRMLGAKKAKTAKVPVIFDPQIAASFVGSLAGAVNGDMIFKKASFLLNKLGERIAPAGFTVVDDGLLPRGLGTGPWDGEGVPLRKTAIVEGGVLKSYLYDVHTAHKAKARTTGNASRGYSSLPHIGVNNFYLEKGNRKPEDLIREVKNGLYVTFMLGRGANTITGDYSRGANGIWIENGELAFPVQECTVAGNLLQMFQAIDGIGDDLVFRGGVNAPTLRFSELTVAGS